In Fusarium oxysporum f. sp. lycopersici 4287 supercont2.34 genomic scaffold, whole genome shotgun sequence, the following proteins share a genomic window:
- a CDS encoding uncharacterized protein (At least one base has a quality score < 10), with product MTTPVTTRRPLQVISISNEHGRRLSKRLAAAAATDYELDDDFAFVRKSKRIKTDKTDEPKTEAVPEPKAEPVKSSAKGRPAAKQHAAKAPTTNGTIVEEGPPEKETNTTTKPPTRKSSRRKASVEASDAQEIKVPKRPSTRRSTRRSGEAQEEEGPQPAPASIPEPEPESQLETVPEAAPASPVSGAPKKRESRAKPTRPPPDWDKSPQREPPVQSTTIALPMSDTPIINRNKEMRKKGGNSNRRSSLGNRGRRASSLIESGQTAIPHREVNPADFYKHIEAEGLTEPRRMKQLLTWCGERALAAKPPHSTPNSNAILGARAIQDQLLKDFAARSDFSDWFSREDDGPNVPVVLRPNPRNMELDEKLAQLEINIKRLQDEKKVWQAIRKPPPGQPPLFSGGETGPIVLPDFDLLDPYEGKIRGFLADETASFDAVRSQTEPRLRIIQSSLEFQVDQLADNVHKLEQRVLVAGKEADKVLSVSALRLRQREEQEKASAGTRDIPVIEVLRSLGNILPEGGG from the coding sequence ATGACGACTCCGGTGACGACTCGGCGGCCGCTTCAAGTAATTAGCATAAGCAACGAGCACGGGCGACGGTTGAGCAAGCGTCTCGCTGCAGCGGCGGCGACAGATTATGAGCTCGACGATGACTTCGCATTTGTGCGAAAATCGAAGAGAATTAAGACGGACAAGACAGACGAACCGAAGACGGAAGCAGTGCCAGAGCCAAAGGCGGAGCCAGTGAAGTCGTCTGCAAAGGGACGACCTGCGGCGAAGCAACATGCTGCTAAGGCACCGACGACTAATGGAACGATTGTGGAGGAGGGGCCGCccgaaaaagaaacaaacaCGACGACAAAGCCCCCGACGAGGAAGAGTAGCAGACGAAAAGCGAGTGTTGAAGCATCAGATGCGCAAGAAATCAAGGTCCCCAAGAGACCATCAACCAGGAGGAGCACGCGACGATCTGGGGAAGCacaggaggaagaaggcccTCAACCAGCACCAGCGTCCATACCAGAACCCGAGCCTGAATCCCAACTAGAAACAGTACCTGAAGCAGCGCCAGCTTCCCCAGTCAGTGGAGCGCCTAAGAAACGCGAATCCCGCGCAAAACCTACTAGACCGCCTCCGGACTGGGATAAATCGCCGCAACGCGAACCGCCTGTGCAGTCGACCACAATTGCTCTGCCTATGAGCGATACGCCCATCATTAACAGAAACAAAGAGATGCGAAAGAAGGGGGGCAATAGCAACAGGCGGAGCAGTTTGGGTAACCGTGGAAGAAGGGCGAGCTCTCTGATCGAGAGCGGCCAAACAGCAATACCCCACCGGGAGGTCAACCCGGCGGATTTTTACAAACACATTGAAGCCGAAGGCTTGACAGAGCCTCGGCGTATGAAACAACTGTTGACCTGGTGTGGCGAGCGCGCTCTGGCAGCGAAGCCTCCTCATAGCACACCGAATTCTAATGCTATTCTTGGTGCTCGTGCTATTCAAGATCAACTGCTAAAAGACTTTGCGGCTCGATCTGACTTCTCAGACTGGTTTAGTCGAGAGGATGACGGGCCAAATGTGCCTGTAGTGTTGAGGCCCAACCCCAGAAACATGGAGTTGGACGAGAAACTGGCCCAACTGGAAATCAACATCAAAAGATtacaagatgagaagaaggtatGGCAAGCAATACGAAAACCACCGCCTGGCCAACCGCCTCTCTTCTCCGGAGGCGAGACTGGGCCTATTGTTCTACCAGACTTTGATCTTTTAGATCCATATGAAGGCAAGATCAGAGGATTCCTGGCCGACGAGACAGCATCATTCGACGCTGTTCGGTCTCAGACAGAACCAAGGTTGCGGATTATTCAGTCGTCACTCGAGTTTCAGGTCGACCAACTTGCCGACAACGTTCACAAGCTCGAGCAGCGGGTTCTGGTTGCGGGCAAAGAAGCGGATAAGGTCCTTAGTGTTAGCGCCCTACGACTTCGACAACgtgaggagcaggagaaggcGAGCGCAGGAACAAGGGACATACCAGTCATCGAGGTTCTAAGAAGCCTAGGGAATATTCTACCTGAAGGAGGCGGGTGA
- a CDS encoding uncharacterized protein (At least one base has a quality score < 10), which yields MSVPAIAKLSHMNERMTPKKNKETWWQSHPALRMCSDRGHRGGEGKPALPKTVDFHSQLEQVCYFFKSDKPANIWKTGSSAYEISTVHKHLASSQIIKQPRWEAVALNFPENDSTRKSMPVRVERLYFSGRHLALFGFVAVANLAFEKSIVCRFTRDYWKTISETPAYYYRAARTREGQEYDKFVFGIAMSDLDEFVLNPLFFCVRYAVNGQEYWDNNSEINFAVDFRRKAD from the coding sequence ATGAGCGTCCCAGCTATAGCGAAGCTATCACACATGAATGAAAGAATGACCCctaagaaaaataaagaGACTTGGTGGCAGTCTCATCCAGCTCTACGCATGTGCAGTGACCGTGGTCATCGCGGTGGCGAGGGAAAGCCAGCTTTACCCAAGACTGTTGATTTCCACTCGCAGCTGGAACAAGTCTGTTACTTTTTCAAGTCCGACAAGCCTGCCAACATTTGGAAGACTGGATCATCTGCGTACGAAATCTCAACCGTGCATAAACATCTAGCCAGCAGTCAAATTATCAAACAGCCTCGATGGGAGGCTGTCGCACTCAACTTTCCCGAAAATGACAGCACCCGAAAGTCGATGCCTGTGAGAGTAGAAAGGCTCTACTTTTCAGGGCGCCATCTGGCTCTCTTTGGCTTCGTCGCAGTAGCCAACTTGGCCTTTGAGAAATCCATTGTTTGCCGTTTTACGCGGGATTATTGGAAGACCATCTCAGAGACGCCGGCGTATTATTACCGTGCGGCGAGGACTAGAGAGGGGCAAGAGTATGACAAATTCGTTTTCGGGATTGCCATGTCTGATCTGGATGAGTTCGTCCTGAATCCTCTGTTCTTTTGCGTGCGATATGCTGTGAATGGTCAGGAGTACTGGGACAACAATTCAGAGATTAACTTCGCTGTGGACTTTAGAAGAAAAGCTGATTAG
- a CDS encoding uncharacterized protein (At least one base has a quality score < 10) has translation MATYDYATDLGGLYWNKEDSLVEPSFDSVLNQSSQDTLLVDTPCGTKAYDLSTAYTDPVFASFQALTASPFVEPCTSDFAFSNVGSSVGIDEIVVQSGYTAGFETMEGNSTGATSGTDEKTISAHLPKENSIRDNCDDNCQNSEGSLNPRAEVKLRAASRKPKISRKKPAIDPNTQQARECHNNIEKQYRTRLKLRFEKLLTVLQASRWEDESSREESLWK, from the exons ATGGCCACCTACGATTATGCGACTGATCTTGGTGGGCTTTACTGGAATAAGGAAGACAGCCTAGTCGAG CCGTCTTTTGACTCTGTCCTCAACCAATCCAGTCAAG ACACCCTTTTAGTCGACACTCCATGTGGAACCAAGGCATACGATCTTTCGACAGCTTACACTGATCCAGTATTTGCATCATTTCAAGCCTTGACGGCTTCGCCCTTTGTTGAACCGTGCACATCCGATTTTGCCTTCTCTAATGTCGGCTCATCTGTAGGCATTGACGAAATCGTCGTTCAGTCGGGTTATACGGCAGGATTTGAGACTATGGAAGGAAATTCCACCGGTGCCACGTCTGGCACAGATGAGAAGACAATCTCGGCTCACTTACCCAAGGAAAATAGCATCAGGGACAACTGCGACGACAACTGCCAAAACAGCGAGGGGTCCCTAAACCCGCGCGCAGAGGTCAAATTGCGTGCAGCATCTCGCAAGCCAAAGATATCTCGAAAGAAGCCAGCTATTGACCCAAACACCCAGCAAGCTCGCGAGTGCCACAATAACATCGAGAAACAGTATCGGACCCGTTTGAAGTTGCGCTTCGAAAAGTTGCTCACGGTACTGCAAGCCTCACGGTGGGAAGACGAGAGCTCAAGAGAGGAAAGTCTTTGGAAATGA